The Candidatus Synechococcus calcipolaris G9 nucleotide sequence CAGCAGATCCTTGAGGGTATCAACCCCCCGCTGATGGCCCATGATTCGGGGTAGGTTACGTTGCTTGGCCCAGCGACCATTCCCATCCATGATCACCGCCACATGGCGGGGAATCCGCTGAATATCAAGATCCGGCGGTAAGATTGTTAAGTGTTGGGGCTGGGTCGTCATGGTGGGTCTTTGGGGGTGTCTAAATAGGGAAGTGTTAGCGAAGGGGCCAAACCATTTTTAAGAATTTCAAAGGGAATCGACGGGGGCTACTGGTTAAGGTTCCACTAGGATTTCTTTTAAGGTACTGCTCTAACAACTCCCCTAGTTTACTGCTAGTCAGGGGACGTTGTAGTTCTCCTTTAATCGCTAGGGAAATAGAACCCGTTTCTTCGGAAACCACCACACATAAACAATGGCTAAACCGTTCCGTCATGCCAATGGCAGCCCGGTGACGAGTGCCCAATTGCCAGGGACCGGTGCGCTCTGAGAGGGGCAAGATCAGTTTGGCCGCCAAAATTTGGGAACCACGGATGAGAATGGCACCATCATGGAGGGGGGAACTGGTTTGGAAAATGGTATGGATTAACTCCTTGGATAGGGCCGCATTTAGTCGCACACCGGCATGGGTAAAATCCTGGGCAGTGAGATTTGTATTGGTTTCCAGTAAAATCAATGCTCCGGTACGATTTTGGGATAGATCTTTGACTGCTGCCACAATAATACTGATGGGGTCTTCGGTAGTGTTGCGACTACTGATGGGGGGACGTAATAGCTCAAAAATTTTACCCCGTCCCAGTTGCTCTAAAAAGTAGCGAATTTCCGGTTGGAGAATGACCGCTAGGGCTACCGCCGATCCTACTACCAGATTATTGAGGACAAATGCTAAAAACTTTAAGCCAATCCAATTGCTCAGGGACGCTGCAAAAATCAAGAAAATAAATCCCCGTACCATCCAGAGGGTACGCCGTTCGGCAATCACCAGCAGAACAATATAGGTGAGAGCTAAAACTAAACCAACATCGGCTAAGGTACGCACCAACACCCAGGTCCGTGTTGAAATAACAGGCCAGGTAAATCCCCAGAGCCAGTAGGCAAGGGTCATGCTGCTGGTCATCAAGCCGCTCCACTCCAATTACAGTTTGGGATCAGTTTGGTGGGGATCAGTGGGGTTGGATCCTAGGCGCGAGGGCAACACATCCTGACGAATTAAATCCCGATAGGTTTCCCGAATGAGGATTAAATTTGCTTCTCCTCCTTGAACCAGTACCGCTGCCGGTCGAGGGACTCGGTTGTAGTTGGAGGCCATACTTGCGTTGTAGGCCCCCGTGGCTAAGACCACAAGAATATCCTCGGGCTGTAAGGGCGGTAATTCAATATCTTTCAAAAGAATATCTCCCGATTCACAATGTTTACCAGCAATGGTGACAACTTCCGCTAGGCTCTCGGTCATCCGGTTTCCGACAACGGCACTGTAGTCTGCCTGGTAGGTAATGGGGCGGGGATTGTCGGACATGCCACCATCCACGGCCACATAGGTGCGGATTTCCGGAATCTCTTTGCGTCCCCCCACCGTGTAGGCGGTAACTGTTGCCGGCCCAATCAGCGATCGCCCCGGTTCACACAATAGTTTAGGTAAGGGTAGGTTGCGACGTTGACAAGCGGCGGTGATATTTTTGGCAATCTGTTCCACCCAGGTGGCGATCGCCGGCGGCTCGTCCGTTGAGGTATAGCGGATTCCCAGTCCCCCGCCCACATTTAGCTCCTGCATGGGTAATCCAATATCCTGGGCCGCCAAAAGCCAATCTGCCAGCACCTCCGTCAAGTCCTGGTGGGGCTGGAGTTCAAAGATCTGGGAACCAATGTGGGCATGGAAGCCGACCCAATTTAGCTGGGGATGATTCAGGGCAAAATCAAACAACTGGGGAAGTTGCTGGGGATCAAAGCCAAATTTATTATCTAGATGCCCGGTGCGAATATATTCATGGGTGTGGCACTCAATGCCGGGGGTAATTCGCAGCATCACCCGGGGGGGTGTCCCCCCTAGGGTTTGGCCGTAGTCCGCTAAACGCTCCAGTTCTAGCCAGTTATCGGCCACCAGGGTGCAGCCCACCTCTAGGGCAAATAGCAGTTCATCCGGTGATTTATTATTTCCATGGAAATAGATGGCATCGGCGGGTACTCCTGCTTCTAGGGCGGTGTAGAGTTCACCACCGGAGACCACATCAATGCCTAGACCTTCACTGTGGGCCAGGGCGCAGGTAGCTAGACAATTCCACGCCTTCGAGGCAAAGAGAACTAAACTTTCCCCGCCATACTGTTGTTTTAGGGTGCGGTGGTATTGTTGGCAGGCGGTGCGAAACGTGGTCTCATCCACAATGTAGAGGGGAGAGCCAAAGCAATGGACTAAATCCACCACATCACATCCACCAATTTCCAGATGGCCGCGGCTGTTGGTAAGGGCAGTGAGGGGAAGTAACTGCTGATTGGCCGCCAAAGGGGGAATAGCAGCATCGGCGATCGCCCCAGAAGGAATGCCCGAGGAAAGGGTGGTGCTAGGAGAAGAAATCATACCGTCAGTAGTGAGGTGAAAGGACAAAAGTATCCCAGGGGACGTTTATCTTGTGGGATAAAATTAGGCTGTGACCAGCAGTGAAATACCTACTTCCAGTTTGACATTCTCCCTGCGGATTCAGGGGAAATCCAACAAAAATTAAGTCGATTCAGGGGTTTTTCTGAATATCTATGGGTTATGGGTATGATTGAGACATCAGGGGGAAAGTCATCTAAACCCAAGGTTAACAGATGCAATCGTTTCCTCAACTGGTCAATATTTTTACCCATCGGAGTTAGTACGCATTTTATGGTTGCCTCAGCTTGGCCCTACGTGACTCCTGGAATCCCCGATCGCGAGTTTGAGCGTTTACCAGGCATTCCCTTAACCAAGCGGGAAACGCGACTACTAATGCTATCCCATTTACGCCTAGAGGCCGACTCGACACTGTGGGATATTGGTGCGGGCACGGGCACAATCGCCGTGGAAGCCGGTTTATTAGCATCCCAAGGGAAAATTATTGCCATTGAGCGGGATGAGGAAGTGGCCAGCTTAATTCAACGGAATTGCGATCGCTTTGGTGTTAGTAATGTGCAGATCATTCAAGATAGTGCCCCGGAATGCCTGGCCCAGTTAGCCTTTCCGCCCCAGCGAATTTGTTTGGAGGGGGGGCGACCCATTAAAGACATTTTGGAGCAGGCCTGGCAATACTTGATTCCCGGAGGTCGGTTAGTGACTACCACCAGTAGCCTGGAGAATCTCTATGCTATTTCTGAGGCATTGGCCGCCGTTCAAGCCCGTAGTTTAGAGGTGGTGCAGTCGGTAATTAATCGCCTAGAAACTCGGGGCGGTCATCAAATTTTTGCGGCAGTGGAGCCGATCTTTATCCTCAGTGGCGAGAAAGTTCTGTGATCTCGGAGCCGTCCGTCTCTTTGGTTGAAAACGATACGGGCGATCGCCTCGACCCTAAATTGGGACAACTATATATTGTTGCAACCCCCATCGGCAATCTACAGGATATAACTCCCCGCGCCCTGGAAATATTGAGCCAGGTTGATTTAATTGCCGCCGAAGATACCCGCCATACGGGCCGCCTGTTAGAACATTTTCAGATTAAAACCCCCCAGGTTAGTTTTCATCAGCATAATGTCGCCCAACGCCTGCCTCTATTACTGAATCGCCTCCAGCAGGGGCAACGGTTGGCCCTGGTTAGTGATGCGGGCTTACCCGGCGTGGCAGACCCAGGGTATGAGTTGATCCGTGTCGGTATTGATCACCAGATTGCCATCTGTCCTATTCCTGGGGCCAATGCGGCTTTAACGGCCCTGGTAGCCTCCGGTTTACCCATGGATCGTTTTACCTTTGAAGGGTTTTTACCCCGCAAAGCGAGTCATCGCCGCGATCGCCTCCAAGAGTTAGCCCAGGAATCGCGCACCATGATTCTCTATGAAGCTCCCCACCGTTTACGCAAAACCCTCAGGGACTTAGCCGATAGTTTCGGGGGCGATCGCCCCATTGTCATTGCCCGAGAACTCACCAAACGCTATGAAGAATTTTGGCGCGGTAGTTTGACCCAAGCCTTAGTAAATTATGGTGAAAAAGACCCCAAAGGGGAAATAACCTTAGTCATTGGTGGCTATGGTGGGCAGCCAAATTCAATGGAAGAATATCAATGGCAAGATCACCTGCGCGATCGCCTAGAGCAAGGTATTCCCCTCTCCCAAGCTACCCGTGAACTCGCCCAGGAAATGGGTTTATCACGACGAAAATTGTATCAAGCGGCCCTAAAATTGAATCTAGAAAATTAATACAAAAATAACAACGATTTTTTGAGGCAATGATTTTAAGTTATTTCTCGTTAATTGATTTTCCCTGAATCCATTCATCAGGAACTCTAGAAATTTTCTCTCTACCCGTGGGTTGGTGCAGAGGTTTACCCAGGGGGCGCAACTTTAATTCACCCCTTTGAAATTGATTGATCCTCTCTTTGGCAATATCAATATACTGACGTTCACGTTCAATGATCATACCGCGTCGATCATGCTTAATTGCAGCAATCAATGTCGAGCCAACGCCACCAAAGGGATCTAGCACCCAGTCCCCTTTATTACTGAAGGCCAATACACATCGTTCAACCAACTCCACTGGAAACTGACATGGATGAATCGTTTTCTCGGGATGATTGGATTTTACATTGGGAATATCAATAATGCCTTGACTCCATTCTTCTTCCATGATCGCCCAGAAGTCAGATGGATTTTTTCCCAGGGGATTACCACTCGGTTTACCAATATTTTGCCCTTTATAATGGCGTTTACCAGGGTATTTGGCGGGAACACGCACTGCATCCAAATTGAAGGTATAGTCTTTTGTTTTAGTAAACCAGAGAAGGACTTCGTACCGCCCAGATAGCCGCTTAGAAGCGTGCAAACCATGATTGAAGTGCCAGATAATACGATTGCGTAACTGCATTCCCAGAGACTTAAAAATGGGATAAACATAAATATCAAGGGGAAACACTTCGCCATTTTGTACATAATTCCCCACTTGCCAAACAATACTTCCTTGGTTGGAACAGAGACGAACCTGCTCCCTTAGTATGTTTTTCTGCCAATCTAAATATTCATCCAGACCGACGTGCTTTTCATAGCTTTTGCCAAGATTATAGGGGGGGGATGAAATAATTAACTGAAAAGACGCATTGGGCAACTGTTTTGAGATTTCTAGGGTATCCCCCTCTGTCATGACGAGATGGGCCATTGATCGATAGGACTGCTCAATACAAAGGGGATTCACCCATGCCTCCCTAGGCTGATTGAGTAAATAACAGAAGGATGAAATTTGCGTTATACGGAGAGAGAGTCATTGTAAATAGG carries:
- the cdaA gene encoding diadenylate cyclase CdaA; protein product: MTSSMTLAYWLWGFTWPVISTRTWVLVRTLADVGLVLALTYIVLLVIAERRTLWMVRGFIFLIFAASLSNWIGLKFLAFVLNNLVVGSAVALAVILQPEIRYFLEQLGRGKIFELLRPPISSRNTTEDPISIIVAAVKDLSQNRTGALILLETNTNLTAQDFTHAGVRLNAALSKELIHTIFQTSSPLHDGAILIRGSQILAAKLILPLSERTGPWQLGTRHRAAIGMTERFSHCLCVVVSEETGSISLAIKGELQRPLTSSKLGELLEQYLKRNPSGTLTSSPRRFPLKFLKMVWPLR
- the lysA gene encoding diaminopimelate decarboxylase, producing MISSPSTTLSSGIPSGAIADAAIPPLAANQQLLPLTALTNSRGHLEIGGCDVVDLVHCFGSPLYIVDETTFRTACQQYHRTLKQQYGGESLVLFASKAWNCLATCALAHSEGLGIDVVSGGELYTALEAGVPADAIYFHGNNKSPDELLFALEVGCTLVADNWLELERLADYGQTLGGTPPRVMLRITPGIECHTHEYIRTGHLDNKFGFDPQQLPQLFDFALNHPQLNWVGFHAHIGSQIFELQPHQDLTEVLADWLLAAQDIGLPMQELNVGGGLGIRYTSTDEPPAIATWVEQIAKNITAACQRRNLPLPKLLCEPGRSLIGPATVTAYTVGGRKEIPEIRTYVAVDGGMSDNPRPITYQADYSAVVGNRMTESLAEVVTIAGKHCESGDILLKDIELPPLQPEDILVVLATGAYNASMASNYNRVPRPAAVLVQGGEANLILIRETYRDLIRQDVLPSRLGSNPTDPHQTDPKL
- the cbiT gene encoding precorrin-6Y C5,15-methyltransferase subunit CbiT, which codes for MVASAWPYVTPGIPDREFERLPGIPLTKRETRLLMLSHLRLEADSTLWDIGAGTGTIAVEAGLLASQGKIIAIERDEEVASLIQRNCDRFGVSNVQIIQDSAPECLAQLAFPPQRICLEGGRPIKDILEQAWQYLIPGGRLVTTTSSLENLYAISEALAAVQARSLEVVQSVINRLETRGGHQIFAAVEPIFILSGEKVL
- the rsmI gene encoding 16S rRNA (cytidine(1402)-2'-O)-methyltransferase, whose protein sequence is MGQLYIVATPIGNLQDITPRALEILSQVDLIAAEDTRHTGRLLEHFQIKTPQVSFHQHNVAQRLPLLLNRLQQGQRLALVSDAGLPGVADPGYELIRVGIDHQIAICPIPGANAALTALVASGLPMDRFTFEGFLPRKASHRRDRLQELAQESRTMILYEAPHRLRKTLRDLADSFGGDRPIVIARELTKRYEEFWRGSLTQALVNYGEKDPKGEITLVIGGYGGQPNSMEEYQWQDHLRDRLEQGIPLSQATRELAQEMGLSRRKLYQAALKLNLEN
- a CDS encoding DNA-methyltransferase, whose protein sequence is MNPLCIEQSYRSMAHLVMTEGDTLEISKQLPNASFQLIISSPPYNLGKSYEKHVGLDEYLDWQKNILREQVRLCSNQGSIVWQVGNYVQNGEVFPLDIYVYPIFKSLGMQLRNRIIWHFNHGLHASKRLSGRYEVLLWFTKTKDYTFNLDAVRVPAKYPGKRHYKGQNIGKPSGNPLGKNPSDFWAIMEEEWSQGIIDIPNVKSNHPEKTIHPCQFPVELVERCVLAFSNKGDWVLDPFGGVGSTLIAAIKHDRRGMIIERERQYIDIAKERINQFQRGELKLRPLGKPLHQPTGREKISRVPDEWIQGKSINEK